The DNA region NNNNNNNNNNNNNNNNNNNNNNNNNNNNNNNNNNNNNNNNNNNNNNNNNNNNNNNNNNNNNNNNNNNNNNNNNNNNNNNNNNNNNNNNNNNNNNNNNNNNNNNNNNNNNNNNNNNNNNNNNNNNNNNNNNNNNNNNNNNNNNNNNNNNNNNNNNNNNNNNNNNNNNNNNNNNNNNNNNNNNNNNNNNNNNNNNNNNNNNNNNNNNNNNNNNNNNNNNNNNNNNNNNNNNNNNNNNNNNNNNNNNNNNNNNNNNNNNNNNNNNNNNNNNNNNNNNNNNNNNNNNNNNNNNNNNNNNNNNNNNNNNNNNNNNNNNNNNNNNNNNNNNNNNNNNNNNNNNNNNNNNNNNNNNNNNNNNNNNNNNNNNNNNNNNNNNNNNNNNNNNNNNNNNNNNNNNNNNNNNNNNNNNNNNNNNNNNNNNNNNNNNNNNNNNNNNNNNNNNNNNNNNNNNNNNNNNCAGTTCCTCCCTCTCCAGTTGATTCTTTAGAAGTGGAAGCTGAAATTCTTGCTCCATTTTGAATAGTCAATTGCCCAGTTTCAATCTTCAATTCTCCAGCATTTCCAGTAGCTTGAGTCCCAACAAATAAGCCGCTTCTACTCTCACCATTTGTTCCAATAAGTTGGATAGAGTCCCTGGCGTTGACAAATAAAGTTCCTCCCTCTCCAGTCGATTCTTTAGAAGTGGAAGCTGCAACCTGCGCTCCATCTCGAACAATTAATTGCCCAGTTTCAATTCTTAATTCTCCGGCATTTCCAGCACCTTGTGTTATGGTAAACAGTCCACTAGGCGTGGGTTTTTCACCTTCAATAATTAGGGAGGTTCCAATGAGTTGGATAGAGTCCCTGGCGTTGACAAATAAAGTTCCTCCCCCTCCTGTAGATTGTAGAGAAGTGGAAGCTGAAATCTGTGAACCATCTCGAACAATTAATTGCCCAGTTTCAATCCTTAAGTCTCCAGCAGTTCCAGACCTTGTTGTCTCAGCCAAAAGACGGCTTCCTCGTAAGAGTTCTACTGACTCCGATGCGTTCACCCCTAATGTTCCTCCCGATTTTGAGACTAGGGCATTAACCGCAATATCAGAACTATCGAATGTAATGCGCCTGCCTTGTATTTGGATACCACCGCCGCCTTCACCACTAGCAGTTACTGTAGTGAAATTGGTAAGAGATACATCTGCTCGCGCTACACTCTCAGGAAAACTTAAGCGGAAATTGTTGTTATCAATATTCAACCCTACCGTTCCCCCTGCTGCCAATCCTCCTAATTCGATTCGACCATCTGGAGCCACCACGAACGCTCCTTCTAAATTCACATCGCCTCCCAATAGCACTAAATTCTGATTCTCAGGAACGAATAGAACTGCTTCATTGACTTGAATCGGCGCAACAGGCTGGGATGAAATTTGATTGAATAGAAATGCAGAAGGATTCACTCTCAGCAAGGGGTTAAGCGGATTGACGGGTGAAGTCATGGAAAATTCTCCACCACCCGGAAACTGGATCGCATTAGCTGTTGTGCCAATAAATGAACCATTAACATTTAATGAGGCACTTTGTCCAAATATGATGCCGTTGGGATTCATTAAAAAGAAATTAGCATTACCTTGAGTTTGAAGTGTTCCCTGGATATCAGAGGGATTTCTCCCTGTAACTCGCACCAAAATATTGTTGATGGTAGGGGCATTTTGAAAATTGACTACCTGCTCACTTGGAATACTAAAGTTGCTAAAACTATGGAATAAATTTGTATTGCCAACGGTTGTACCCCCTGTAATATCCAAGGTAGTGTTGTCGATTCGCTGCACTTGAGTTCCCACAGAAGGATCAGCAGTGACCTGAGCGGATGTGCGTAAGCCTCCTTGTATTCCAATCGCACCCACTAGAATCACCAAGCAGGGCAACCCTAAGTGACAACCGTGACCAAACCAACTTCTTAAACTCACAGAACTTATCTCCTAACCCTTGATAGTTATTTCATTACAAGATAGAACACCACTTTAGTAATGCTTGTGCGAACCTTTCTTTGCCCGTGCCTCTCTCCAGGTAACTCTGCTGGAAGGTTAGGTTTTTGATTACTAATTCTGCTGTTGTCACTGTAATGACTGTATGAATTTTAAGACTTAAGGTGAGTTCGACAAACCTCTCTTTGCCTTGAACTAAAGTTCAAAGCAGTCCCTCTCCGATAGGGGAGAGGGACGATTTTGCATAGTAAAATCAGGAACAGGTCTTTTTGATTAAGCTAATTAAGCAGACACTATAATAAGGCGTAGAATTCACGTTAAGACTTACGCACTTTACCAAATAATCATCCTGCTTATCAACCGAAATAAGTTTTTTAGCCTTTGCAAATCACCCTTTATTGCTTGCGTAGGCTAGCTCAAATCACAGTAAAAAGTCGAGCTAGGCGCTAACAGATGGTTTCCCGACTTCCCTACTCTTAAAGCTTGCTCGCGTAGAGTCTCTGAACAGGAGAAGCAACTGGTGTCGGAGCGGCGGTTCTCCCTCGATAGCGTAGCCCAAAGCCTTCTCTACAACAGGCTTGTCTACGACACCCTATGCGTAGCTTGCTTCTTTAAAAAAATATGCTCAGAGCAAGTCTGCAAGCGTCTGCTTGCGGTAACGCCAAAGGCGAATTGTTAGCGGTAGCGTCTCGTAGAGAGGAACGAGCTTCACTTTTCAATACAGGCATCGCAAAAAGGTAATTGAAAAATCTAATTAGAAGCCTTGAAAACTATACCTGCTATTTTCGTTTTTCTGTGACTGCGTAAGTCATACATTGTTAGCAAATTGAAGATTACAAGGTAGCCAAGCTAACTGCTGATCAACATAGAATAGAGCACCAGTATTTGCGTTATAGCTACAATAACTAGGCAATCCCACACCTCCACCAATTACTGTTATTTGTGGAGATTGATCTATAGGAGTAGGAAATCTTATGTCTTCACTCGGAACTTTTGTTGATCCTAAAACATCAGTTGTAGAGTTAGTCGATTGAATAGCAGGCAAGGTGTTACTATTCTTGCCACCAGTGAGAATGTCATTATCAACTCCTCCTGCTAAGGAGTCTTTACTGGATTTACCTATTAAAGTGTCATTGCCTGTAGAACTTTTAGAGATGGTGTTAGTACCGCTAATAGTAGGGGTATTAATTTTCAGAATATCGTCGTTAACTGAGAAGTCTGTAATTGTATCTATACCGCCACCTGAGTAATATAAGACAAAGGTATCTTTACCACTACCACCAGTGAGTCTGTCATTACCACTTCCTCCCTCTAAGTAGTCATTACCTGCCCCACCTATTAAAGTATCATTGCCTGCATAGCCGTATATTTGATCGTTTACTGAAGTTCCAGTTAAATAGTCGTTTCCAGATGTGCCGTGAATAGTTGCCATGTTCCTTACTCCCGAAGAAATTAGTGTTTCTACTGCTGATTTTAACTGGCAATTAGCATTACAGATGACATTGGTCAAAAAACAAAACAACGCGATCGCAGCTAGAACACCAATTCCGTGATCAAAGCGCGAACCCTATGAGGGGAGTTTGGCTCTCCTAAATTTAGTAGAAAACTTCGCTGGGGAGTTAGATTTCTGATGCATTAATATTATTATTAGCTGTCGAAGTTACTACATTAGTTGAACTCCAGTCAAGGTAACGAGGTAGCCAGGCTATCTGGGAACTTGAATAAAATAGAGCACCAGTACTTGGGTTATATGTAAAAATATCA from Nostoc commune NIES-4072 includes:
- a CDS encoding calcium-binding protein, which encodes MATIHGTSGNDYLTGTSVNDQIYGYAGNDTLIGGAGNDYLEGGSGNDRLTGGSGKDTFVLYYSGGGIDTITDFSVNDDILKINTPTISGTNTISKSSTGNDTLIGKSSKDSLAGGVDNDILTGGKNSNTLPAIQSTNSTTDVLGSTKVPSEDIRFPTPIDQSPQITVIGGGVGLPSYCSYNANTGALFYVDQQLAWLPCNLQFANNV
- a CDS encoding filamentous hemagglutinin N-terminal domain-containing protein — encoded protein: MSLRSWFGHGCHLGLPCLVILVGAIGIQGGLRTSAQVTADPSVGTQVQRIDNTTLDITGGTTVGNTNLFHSFSNFSIPSEQVVNFQNAPTINNILVRVTGRNPSDIQGTLQTQGNANFFLMNPNGIIFGQSASLNVNGSFIGTTANAIQFPGGGEFSMTSPVNPLNPLLRVNPSAFLFNQISSQPVAPIQVNEAVLFVPENQNLVLLGGDVNLEGAFVVAPDGRIELGGLAAGGTVGLNIDNNNFRLSFPESVARADVSLTNFTTVTASGEGGGGIQIQGRRITFDSSDIAVNALVSKSGGTLGVNASESVELLRGSRLLAETTRSGTAGDLRIETGQLIVRDGSQISASTSLQSTGGGGTLFVNARDSIQLIGTSLIIEGEKPTPSGLFTITQGAGNAGELRIETGQLIVRDGAQVAASTSKESTGEGGTLFVNARDSIQLIGTNGESRSGLFVGTQATGNAGELKIETGQLTIQNGARISASTSKESTGEGGT